One region of Chlorobiota bacterium genomic DNA includes:
- a CDS encoding efflux RND transporter permease subunit → MTLTELAIKRPTFVVVIFTVLGVLGLLSFAQLKYELLPKMSNPFVTITTVYPGAAPSEVETAVSKPVEDAISGLDKIKSVRTTSLEGVSIITIEFDQTADVNFALQDAQRKVNEIVARFPDDVKAPVLSKFALDEIPILRMSATSTMPEREFYQEMKERIKPRLSKVAGVGQITLVGGEEREIQINVDADKLQTYGLSIMQVTQAIKAGNLDFPTGKIEDTDGQYVVRVAGKFGSIEEIRELIVGRSRSGGDIKLGDIAEVADGTKEATTISRLNGKTSIGVLIQKQIDANAVEVSKHVRKELAAIQHDYKAMGVNFLIAQDGSTFTIDAANAVEFDLMLAILLVAVVMLVFLHSIRNSFIVLVAIPASFVATFIVMWAFGFSLNLMTLLGLSLVVGILVDDSIVVLENIYRHLEMGQDSRTAALNGRNEIGFTALSITLVDVVVFLPLSLLSGLIGNIMREFAIVVVAATLMSLFVSFTVTPVLASRISKVQHLTKGTLMGRFGLLFEALYERFRDWYSRVLAWSIAKVWHGLAVLGIVVLLLFSVMGLGAGGFLGFEFITQSDRGEFTVTVETPPGNSLDATNQTTMQVERFIMAMPEVKTAYSNVGVSSEGLLGQSSNNSSEINVALVPKMERTRSTDEVGEAIKAYALSIPGVKVRVNPIGIFGTANQTPIQIIISGQNLDSVTATAHHMANVLRKISGTADVRLSVEEGKPETQVKIDREKMAALGLTIAEVGGALRVALNGDNDARFRVGTDEFDINIRLDEFDRARTSDVENITFVNRRGEQVMLKQFAEVEQSTGPTKLQRKDRNSAVTIFAQVAGRPSGTIGAEFQKAIANYPFPTGVTLSYDGDLRNQQDSFGNMGIAFMVGILFMYLIMVALYNSYLYPFVVLFSIPLALIGAFWALALSGRSMSIFSMLGIIMLIGLVGKNAILLVDFTNKAREEGKSIKEALMEAGKERLRPILMTTLTMIFGMLPIALSTAAGAEWKSGLAWALVGGLTSSMFLTLIVVPVIYWGFAGIQSRLRARKARRQQRKQAKLKPGLEAA, encoded by the coding sequence ATGACACTAACAGAACTTGCAATAAAACGGCCCACCTTCGTGGTGGTGATCTTTACAGTGCTTGGGGTGCTGGGCTTGCTCAGTTTCGCCCAGCTGAAGTACGAGCTACTTCCCAAAATGTCCAACCCGTTTGTGACCATCACCACGGTCTATCCGGGGGCGGCACCAAGCGAGGTGGAGACCGCAGTAAGCAAACCGGTCGAGGATGCCATCAGCGGGCTTGATAAAATCAAATCGGTCCGGACCACCTCGCTTGAGGGGGTTTCGATCATCACGATTGAGTTCGACCAAACCGCCGATGTCAACTTTGCTTTGCAGGATGCACAGCGGAAGGTCAACGAGATTGTTGCGCGATTCCCTGACGACGTAAAAGCTCCGGTGCTAAGCAAATTCGCCTTGGATGAAATCCCGATACTTCGCATGAGCGCAACCAGCACCATGCCGGAGCGGGAGTTCTACCAAGAGATGAAGGAGCGGATTAAGCCGCGGTTGTCGAAAGTTGCTGGCGTTGGCCAGATCACTCTGGTTGGTGGCGAGGAACGTGAAATCCAAATAAATGTTGATGCCGATAAACTGCAGACCTACGGCCTTTCCATCATGCAGGTCACGCAAGCGATTAAGGCCGGAAACCTTGATTTCCCAACCGGAAAAATTGAGGACACCGACGGCCAGTATGTTGTTCGGGTGGCGGGGAAGTTTGGCTCGATTGAAGAAATTCGCGAGCTGATTGTTGGCCGTTCGCGCTCCGGTGGCGACATCAAACTTGGTGACATTGCCGAGGTTGCCGACGGCACCAAGGAAGCCACCACCATCAGCCGATTGAACGGAAAAACCAGCATCGGCGTGCTGATCCAAAAGCAGATTGATGCCAATGCCGTGGAGGTCAGTAAGCACGTGCGCAAGGAGCTTGCGGCAATCCAGCACGACTACAAAGCCATGGGGGTGAACTTCCTGATTGCCCAGGACGGTTCCACCTTCACGATTGATGCCGCCAATGCCGTCGAGTTCGACCTGATGTTGGCCATCCTTCTTGTTGCGGTGGTGATGCTTGTCTTCTTGCACAGCATTCGCAACTCCTTCATCGTGTTGGTGGCGATTCCGGCATCGTTTGTTGCCACCTTCATTGTGATGTGGGCGTTTGGGTTCAGCTTGAATCTGATGACCCTGCTTGGCTTGTCGTTGGTGGTGGGTATCCTGGTGGACGATTCGATTGTGGTGTTGGAGAATATCTATCGCCACCTTGAAATGGGGCAGGATAGCCGAACCGCAGCCTTGAACGGGCGAAACGAGATCGGCTTCACCGCGCTTTCCATCACCCTTGTTGACGTTGTGGTGTTCCTTCCGCTGTCGCTCCTGTCGGGGCTTATCGGGAACATCATGCGCGAGTTTGCAATCGTGGTGGTGGCCGCAACGTTGATGAGCTTGTTCGTCTCGTTCACCGTCACCCCGGTGCTGGCAAGCCGTATCAGCAAGGTGCAGCATCTGACGAAAGGGACGCTGATGGGGCGGTTCGGGCTGTTGTTCGAGGCCCTGTACGAGCGGTTCCGCGATTGGTACTCGCGGGTTCTTGCGTGGTCCATCGCCAAAGTCTGGCATGGGTTGGCGGTGTTAGGAATCGTTGTGCTCCTGTTGTTTTCGGTGATGGGGCTTGGTGCTGGTGGGTTCCTTGGGTTCGAGTTCATCACGCAATCCGACCGCGGTGAGTTCACGGTAACGGTGGAGACTCCGCCGGGCAATTCGCTGGATGCAACCAACCAAACCACCATGCAGGTGGAACGATTCATCATGGCAATGCCCGAGGTGAAAACTGCGTACAGCAACGTTGGCGTTTCCAGCGAAGGATTGCTGGGGCAGTCGTCGAATAATTCATCGGAGATCAACGTTGCCTTGGTTCCAAAAATGGAACGAACCAGAAGCACCGATGAGGTTGGCGAGGCGATTAAGGCCTACGCACTTTCCATCCCGGGGGTGAAAGTCCGCGTGAACCCGATTGGTATCTTCGGTACTGCCAACCAGACACCAATCCAGATCATTATCTCCGGCCAAAACCTTGATAGCGTCACCGCCACAGCCCACCATATGGCCAACGTGCTGCGGAAGATTTCTGGAACCGCCGACGTTCGTTTGTCGGTGGAGGAAGGGAAGCCGGAAACGCAGGTGAAGATTGATCGCGAGAAAATGGCCGCGCTTGGCCTGACGATTGCCGAAGTTGGCGGGGCGTTGCGGGTTGCGCTCAATGGCGATAACGATGCACGCTTCCGTGTGGGAACCGATGAGTTCGACATCAACATCCGCCTTGATGAGTTCGACCGCGCACGCACCAGCGATGTGGAGAACATCACTTTTGTGAACCGCCGTGGCGAGCAAGTGATGCTGAAGCAATTTGCCGAAGTTGAGCAATCAACCGGCCCAACGAAGCTGCAACGGAAGGACCGCAACAGCGCGGTGACGATCTTCGCGCAGGTGGCAGGGCGGCCATCGGGAACCATCGGAGCGGAGTTCCAGAAGGCCATTGCCAACTACCCCTTCCCAACCGGCGTCACCCTTAGCTACGATGGCGACTTGCGTAACCAGCAAGACTCCTTCGGGAACATGGGGATCGCCTTCATGGTTGGCATCTTGTTCATGTACCTGATTATGGTCGCGCTCTACAACTCCTACCTCTATCCGTTCGTGGTGCTCTTCTCGATTCCGTTGGCACTGATCGGAGCGTTCTGGGCACTGGCGTTGTCGGGGCGAAGCATGAGCATCTTCTCGATGCTTGGAATCATCATGTTGATTGGCCTTGTTGGGAAGAACGCAATCCTGCTTGTTGACTTCACCAACAAAGCCCGCGAGGAAGGGAAGAGCATCAAGGAAGCATTGATGGAAGCAGGGAAGGAGCGGCTTCGCCCAATCCTGATGACCACGCTGACGATGATCTTCGGTATGCTCCCGATCGCACTCTCCACCGCTGCCGGTGCCGAGTGGAAATCGGGGTTGGCGTGGGCACTGGTTGGCGGCCTTACCAGCTCGATGTTCCTGACGCTGATTGTGGTTCCGGTGATCTACTGGGGGTTTGCGGGAATCCAAAGCCGGCTGCGCGCCCGCAAAGCACGCCGCCAGCAACGGAAGCAAGCCAAGCTGAAACCAGGGCTGGAAGCAGCGTAG
- a CDS encoding efflux RND transporter periplasmic adaptor subunit: MKRVITIVVTSLIISLLGYGGYSLLMSNKAQSEAKAKSVTVKPFAVAVATVGSQELSSDLSLVGTMIASREVNIASEIMGRVRSVNMELGQAKGAGSLLITIDDELKRTALEQAKISLEKAKKEYERVQMVQVENALPDQTLDNAKWAVQLAETQVAAAERQVRDARISAPISGTVTAKMVEVGSMVQPGQVLGTIVDLANLKLRINVPEKDVFSLKVGDPVEITTEVYPGVTLEGRIKAIIGKADEAHTYPVEITIPNNRTHPLKAGMFGRASFTSLPKRTSMVIPRAAVIGSVKNAQVYVVNGTTVRLRNVVLGEEIGTNVEVLSGLKEGEQVVSTGQNNLRDSMQVEVMK; the protein is encoded by the coding sequence ATGAAACGAGTCATCACTATCGTCGTGACATCGCTAATTATTAGCCTGTTGGGCTATGGCGGCTACTCGCTGCTGATGAGCAACAAGGCCCAAAGCGAAGCCAAAGCAAAAAGCGTCACCGTAAAGCCGTTTGCCGTTGCGGTGGCAACCGTCGGTTCCCAAGAACTATCAAGCGACCTGTCGCTAGTCGGGACCATGATCGCCAGCCGCGAAGTCAATATCGCCAGCGAGATTATGGGGCGGGTCCGTTCGGTGAACATGGAACTTGGGCAGGCCAAAGGCGCCGGTAGCCTTCTTATCACCATTGATGACGAGCTGAAGCGGACCGCGCTGGAGCAAGCCAAAATCAGCTTGGAGAAAGCAAAGAAGGAGTACGAGCGTGTGCAGATGGTCCAAGTAGAAAACGCCCTACCGGACCAAACGCTGGACAACGCCAAGTGGGCCGTGCAGCTTGCCGAAACCCAAGTGGCCGCTGCCGAACGCCAGGTTCGCGATGCCCGCATCAGCGCGCCGATTTCCGGCACTGTCACCGCCAAAATGGTGGAGGTCGGCTCGATGGTGCAACCTGGCCAAGTGCTTGGGACCATTGTTGACCTTGCCAACTTAAAATTGCGGATCAACGTGCCGGAGAAAGATGTCTTCAGCCTGAAGGTTGGGGACCCCGTGGAGATCACTACCGAAGTCTATCCCGGAGTAACGTTGGAAGGGCGAATCAAAGCGATTATCGGCAAGGCGGATGAGGCCCACACCTATCCGGTGGAAATCACCATCCCGAACAACCGCACCCACCCGCTGAAAGCCGGGATGTTTGGCCGCGCCAGCTTCACCTCGCTTCCAAAACGGACCAGCATGGTAATCCCACGTGCAGCGGTGATTGGCAGTGTGAAGAACGCCCAAGTCTATGTGGTCAATGGCACCACCGTCCGCCTACGCAATGTTGTCCTGGGTGAAGAAATCGGAACCAATGTTGAGGTGCTGTCGGGATTGAAAGAAGGGGAGCAAGTGGTCAGCACCGGGCAAAACAACCTGCGCGATTCGATGCAGGTGGAAGTGATGAAATAA
- a CDS encoding TolC family protein, producing MQRTVATLLLLLGVAAEAAAQTPKVLTMEQAIATAMQNNRDLKISRLEIENADARVDEAYSNAYPSVGLNGRYTYNIAKPVFYIPGQDGIVRPIEIGSDNSLQADITVNQVVYNQAAFDAPSTAKVYSQISRQQLRAKASDVILSVKRAYYAAMLAKEYLAVSEQLLANSEETFKNAQTLYKAGLRAEFDAIRAEVQVANQKPAVVQARDNFNQALDGLKLAMGIPETEQIDVAERVARPASLSRIEPQVEEAKKLLEEYNPQLKALTLNDEVNSQLIDIHRSDYLPTVAFFGTYQYSAQADKLGDLDFQPTAYVGLNLSLNLYNGGKTKAQEEQARVEKEKSKLQLENARNGLRTQIETVLRRIDFARQRIAATERVIEQADKGYKIAQASYKAGTGTQLQINDADIAMAQSKWNQMTAINDYNVAIAELEALLGQRYQLSDDGTDVKYSQN from the coding sequence ATGCAACGCACCGTTGCCACACTGCTTCTGCTGCTTGGCGTTGCAGCCGAAGCCGCTGCCCAAACGCCGAAGGTTCTGACCATGGAGCAAGCGATTGCCACCGCCATGCAGAACAACCGCGATCTGAAAATTTCGCGGCTGGAGATCGAGAACGCCGATGCCCGCGTGGATGAGGCTTACAGCAACGCCTATCCATCGGTGGGGCTGAACGGGCGATACACCTACAACATCGCCAAGCCAGTCTTCTACATCCCGGGCCAGGATGGCATTGTTCGCCCGATTGAGATCGGGTCCGACAACAGCTTGCAGGCCGACATCACCGTAAACCAAGTGGTCTATAACCAAGCCGCGTTCGATGCACCGAGCACCGCGAAAGTCTATTCGCAGATTTCGCGCCAGCAGCTTCGCGCAAAGGCCAGCGACGTTATCCTGAGCGTGAAGCGTGCCTACTACGCGGCAATGCTTGCCAAAGAATATCTGGCCGTTAGCGAACAGTTGTTGGCGAACTCGGAGGAGACGTTCAAGAACGCGCAGACACTCTACAAAGCCGGGCTCCGTGCGGAGTTCGATGCCATCCGTGCCGAGGTGCAAGTGGCCAACCAGAAGCCCGCCGTTGTTCAGGCTCGCGACAATTTCAACCAAGCGTTGGACGGGCTGAAGCTCGCAATGGGAATCCCAGAGACCGAGCAGATTGACGTTGCCGAACGGGTTGCCCGGCCCGCATCGCTTAGCCGGATTGAGCCGCAAGTGGAGGAAGCCAAGAAGCTGTTGGAGGAGTACAACCCCCAGCTGAAGGCATTGACACTGAACGATGAAGTCAACAGCCAGCTGATTGACATCCATCGGAGCGATTACCTTCCAACCGTTGCTTTCTTTGGAACCTACCAGTACAGTGCGCAAGCCGATAAGCTGGGCGATTTGGACTTCCAGCCAACGGCTTACGTGGGCTTGAACCTGAGCCTGAACCTGTACAACGGTGGCAAAACAAAAGCCCAGGAAGAGCAGGCACGGGTGGAGAAGGAGAAATCGAAACTTCAGCTTGAGAACGCCCGCAACGGGCTTCGGACCCAGATTGAAACCGTCCTGCGCCGCATTGATTTTGCGCGCCAACGGATTGCCGCAACCGAGCGGGTGATTGAGCAAGCCGACAAAGGCTACAAAATTGCCCAAGCCAGCTACAAAGCCGGAACCGGAACTCAGCTTCAGATTAACGATGCCGACATCGCAATGGCCCAATCCAAGTGGAACCAGATGACGGCCATCAACGACTACAACGTGGCGATTGCCGAACTGGAAGCACTCCTTGGGCAACGCTACCAACTCAGCGACGACGGAACCGACGTCAAGTACAGCCAAAACTGA
- a CDS encoding TetR/AcrR family transcriptional regulator, giving the protein MDHDEQRRIPRRERERMMRRQDILQAARAVFARKGFGAAKLEDVAERAEFGKGTLYNYFTNKEALFHSVLDDAFQQIVRIADESFRAGGSFNQQIERFVRGQLEYFFRNPESLYLMMRESHHLQERNPLMQLMPQLLTILSEAVAAEQKRGKVIEFAKPMELAAILVSLLLGQFNSRVYSRICGHSAVNPTTDQLDLNALFDTLFTKDVDAEIEAASKLILTIYFRGINTQ; this is encoded by the coding sequence ATGGACCATGATGAACAACGGCGGATTCCCCGCCGAGAACGTGAGCGGATGATGAGGCGGCAGGACATCCTGCAAGCTGCCCGCGCGGTGTTTGCCCGCAAAGGTTTTGGCGCGGCCAAACTGGAGGATGTTGCCGAGCGTGCCGAGTTCGGAAAAGGGACGCTCTACAACTACTTCACCAACAAGGAAGCCTTGTTCCACAGCGTGTTGGATGACGCTTTCCAACAGATCGTCCGCATTGCCGACGAATCGTTTCGGGCTGGCGGTTCGTTCAACCAGCAAATCGAGCGGTTTGTGCGGGGGCAGTTGGAATACTTTTTCCGCAATCCGGAAAGCCTGTACCTGATGATGCGGGAATCGCACCACTTGCAGGAGCGAAACCCACTGATGCAGTTGATGCCGCAACTTCTCACCATCCTCTCCGAAGCGGTCGCCGCCGAACAGAAAAGGGGGAAGGTGATTGAGTTTGCAAAGCCGATGGAGCTTGCGGCAATCTTGGTTAGCCTTCTGCTTGGGCAGTTCAACAGCCGGGTGTACAGCAGAATCTGTGGGCATTCAGCCGTAAACCCAACCACCGACCAGCTGGACCTGAACGCCTTGTTCGACACCCTGTTCACCAAGGATGTTGATGCCGAGATTGAGGCCGCCTCGAAGCTGATCCTCACCATCTATTTCCGTGGCATCAACACCCAGTAG